In Phlebotomus papatasi isolate M1 chromosome 1, Ppap_2.1, whole genome shotgun sequence, the following proteins share a genomic window:
- the LOC129801742 gene encoding arrestin domain-containing protein 3-like, with translation MSCEIILDKTSYVAGENLTGRVEIANSQPMTIRYIALMIKGSADVHWTESKSHTVNGKRKTRTVIYSSQEQYLNSRTILYGQEGGPTIHLPAGNHSYTFACELPYALPGSLVGAYGKITYKAKVKFDIPWAFDDKYEKEFHVIATLDLSQNVSLRMPSQVEKIKDYCSWKCTTTPAFITVTIPKSGFLVNEEIPISVRISNKSTVDIVSIQTKLVKSLVCRSTTPNIKERHETNKIAHNTYDLHQKSSDREISIESKLTVPYTPVTCNVSSNIKISYYVEVAVYVTGCHSTARVHVPVTIGTFPIYSNVNSNTILPQMPVPNAPVSPLAMAPQFEMSITNIPTAPMSDETAPPPSYSEAVYGWKEDERSLNMQSGPKF, from the exons ATGAGCTGCGAAATAATATTGGACAAAACAAGTTACGTGGCTGGTGAAAATCTCACTGGTCGTGTGGAAATTGCAAATTCACAACCAATGACTATTCGAT ACATAGCATTGATGATAAAGGGCAGTGCTGATGTTCACTGGACCGAATCAAAGTCACATACGGTGAACGGAAAAAGGAAGACCCGTACAGTAATATATTCTTCGCAGGAACAATATTTGAACAGTCGAACAATATTGTATGGGCAAGAAGGAGGACCAACCATCCATTTACCAGCAGGAAATCATTCTTATACTTTTGCATGTGAACTTCCTTATGCACTACCGGGCTCTCTTGTTGGCGCTTATGGAAAAATCACATATAAGGCTAAAGTTAAATTTGATATTCCTTGGGCATTTGATGACAAGTATGAAAAGGAATTCCATGTGATAGCCACACTTGATCTCAGTCAGAATGTCTCTTTGAGAATGCCAAGTCAGGTTGAAAAAATTAAGGACTATTGCTCTTGGAAGTGCACCACTACGCCAGCTTTTATAACTGTAACAATTCCAAAATCTGGATTCCTTGTAAATGAGGAGATTCCAATATCTGTGCGAATCTCAAACAAAAGTACCGTTGATATTGTCAGTATTCAAACGAAATTGGTGAAATCACTTG TTTGCAGGAGTACTACACCAAATATTAAAGAAAGGCATGAGACTAATAAAATTGCCCACAATACTTATGATTTACATCAGAAAAGTAGTGATCGGGAAATCAGTATTGAGTCTAAACTTACCGTGCCCTATACACCAGTTACATGCAATGTCTCTTCCaacataaaaatttcatattatgTGGAAGTAGCTGTCTATGTAACTGGATGCCACAGTACTGCACGTGTTCATGTTCCAGTGACAATCGGAACCTTTCCGATTTATTCCAATGTGAATAGCAATACAATTCTACCTCAGATGCCTGTTCCTAATGCCCCAGTTTCACCTTTAGCAATGGCTCCACAATTTGAAATGTCCATCACAAATATACCGACAGCTCCAATGTCTGATGAAACAG CGCCGCCACCTTCATATTCAGAAGCTGTCTATGGCTGGAAAGAAGATGAGAGATCATTGAACATGCAAAGTGGTCCTAAGTTTTAA